Proteins co-encoded in one Nonomuraea helvata genomic window:
- a CDS encoding SAM-dependent methyltransferase, whose amino-acid sequence MTTENAPNIPLGVPTAARMYDEALGGKDHFEVDRAANAKLYQVIGENRVRSTALENRRFLGRAVRYLSQECGIRQFLDVGSGLPTARNTHQIAKEADPGSRVVYVDVDPIVAVHGRALLADNSTKIVTADMREPENILDNAQVNGFLDFSEPIAVLFVAVFHFVTPAEDPSRIVAAFRERQAPGSYVAISHLTTDGMSEKEQQGWYAGFAGATVPLVLREEKEILRLFDGYELVEPGLVRPCDWHPEDDGSPRTTSLFGGVGRLARAS is encoded by the coding sequence ATGACGACGGAAAACGCCCCGAACATCCCGTTAGGTGTGCCAACGGCCGCGCGCATGTACGACGAAGCGCTCGGCGGCAAGGACCACTTCGAGGTGGATCGGGCGGCCAACGCGAAGCTGTACCAGGTCATCGGCGAGAACCGGGTGCGCTCCACCGCGCTGGAGAACCGCCGCTTCCTCGGGCGCGCGGTGCGGTACCTGTCGCAGGAGTGCGGCATCCGCCAGTTCCTCGATGTCGGCTCGGGGCTGCCGACCGCCCGCAACACCCACCAGATCGCCAAGGAGGCCGACCCGGGCTCGCGGGTCGTCTACGTCGACGTCGATCCGATCGTCGCCGTGCACGGCAGGGCGCTGCTGGCCGACAACTCCACCAAGATCGTCACCGCGGACATGCGCGAGCCCGAGAACATCCTGGACAACGCCCAGGTCAATGGGTTCCTCGACTTCAGCGAGCCGATCGCGGTGCTGTTCGTCGCGGTGTTCCACTTCGTCACCCCGGCCGAGGACCCCTCCCGGATCGTGGCGGCCTTCCGCGAACGGCAGGCGCCGGGTTCGTACGTGGCGATCTCCCACCTGACCACCGATGGGATGTCGGAGAAGGAACAGCAAGGGTGGTACGCCGGGTTCGCCGGCGCGACGGTGCCCCTCGTGCTCAGGGAGGAAAAGGAGATCCTCCGCCTTTTCGACGGCTACGAGCTCGTCGAACCCGGTCTGGTGCGCCCGTGCGACTGGCACCCGGAGGATGACGGGTCGCCCCGCACCACCTCCTTGTTCGGCGGCGTCGGCCGGCTCGCGCGCGCTTCCTGA
- a CDS encoding iron-containing alcohol dehydrogenase family protein, giving the protein MLPAPLTMQVRRGAVAELGALLADSRVATSGRVAVAVGPGQGDHIESLIAPTLGEAEVFRVADGTVDAAVSLGADLRKAAYEVVVGVGGGKTIDVTKYAASLAGIPMVAVATNLSHDGICSPTASLVYEGGKGSFGVPMPLAILVDLDFVHNAPESLVRAGVGDVVSNLSAIEDWQLGNTERGEPIDGLACSMARTAAEALIGRTDSIESDAFLTVLAESLILSGMSMVVAGSSRPASGGDHEIMHAVDQLFPGTSNHGELAGIGAAFCYFLREDEARVAQVADCLRRHELPVVPADIGLTVQQFAEAVALAPSTRPGRYTILEHLRMQDSEIHDRVGDYVRAFGS; this is encoded by the coding sequence ATGCTGCCGGCGCCGCTGACCATGCAGGTCAGGCGGGGCGCCGTGGCCGAGCTCGGCGCCCTGCTGGCCGACAGCCGCGTGGCGACCTCGGGCCGGGTCGCCGTGGCCGTCGGCCCCGGGCAGGGTGACCACATCGAGAGCCTGATCGCGCCCACGCTGGGCGAGGCCGAGGTGTTCCGGGTGGCCGACGGCACGGTCGACGCGGCCGTCTCGCTCGGCGCCGACCTGCGCAAGGCCGCCTACGAAGTCGTGGTGGGCGTCGGCGGCGGCAAGACCATCGACGTGACCAAGTACGCGGCCTCGCTCGCCGGCATCCCGATGGTCGCGGTGGCCACCAACCTCTCCCACGACGGCATCTGCTCGCCCACGGCCTCCTTGGTGTACGAGGGCGGCAAGGGGTCGTTCGGCGTGCCGATGCCGCTGGCCATCCTGGTCGACCTCGACTTCGTCCACAACGCGCCGGAGTCGCTGGTCAGGGCGGGCGTGGGCGACGTGGTGAGCAACCTGTCGGCCATCGAGGACTGGCAGCTCGGCAACACCGAGCGCGGCGAGCCCATCGACGGGCTGGCCTGCTCGATGGCCCGCACGGCCGCCGAGGCGCTCATCGGGCGTACGGACTCCATCGAGTCCGACGCGTTCCTGACCGTGCTGGCCGAGTCTCTCATCCTGTCCGGCATGTCGATGGTGGTCGCGGGCTCGTCCCGGCCCGCCAGCGGCGGAGACCATGAGATCATGCATGCCGTGGATCAGCTCTTCCCCGGCACCTCCAACCACGGCGAGCTCGCCGGCATCGGCGCCGCCTTCTGCTATTTCCTGCGGGAGGACGAGGCCCGGGTCGCGCAGGTCGCCGACTGCCTGCGCAGGCACGAGCTGCCCGTCGTGCCCGCCGACATCGGGCTGACGGTCCAGCAGTTCGCCGAGGCCGTCGCCCTGGCCCCGAGCACCCGTCCCGGCCGCTACACGATCCTGGAGCACCTGCGCATGCAGGACTCCGAGATCCACGATCGGGTGGGGGACTATGTCCGGGCCTTCGGTAGCTGA
- a CDS encoding CDP-alcohol phosphatidyltransferase family protein: MPDSLTRESTATSVVLLATTPACKLSCADGTLLDRVTDQLATLPVREIQVVTPGGGLAADLRGIAKIARISAGTVAVLPADLVAHTEALALLLDHPARDSAALVSYEAAAAPMRPPVRVEGGEIVAAGSSFHVVPEANATFRGVLQAGESDLAALADIAEELAELADTGKLGPVTPVEAVDLLLVGLVRSGVAVRAAGLGPLHADRVAGQNAADAAVTRLAEVDEARVRLDLSIKENDGFFATFFVSTWTRHLIKPAVLIKVAPNTVTGASIGLAGLAAVWFSAGTQGGRLAGALLFYLSFALDCLDGQLARYTRTFSPLGAWADGMADRAKEYVVYVGLAIGFGGDEIWRLAVAAMILQVVRHTIDVTYAGAVADAGRVGALWGRPARSLLESADGGHAKGVLRLAQRMERDTVVRWLKKMIALPIGERTALIAITAAIWSARVTFLSLLCWGGVAALYQLGGRIARSAR; the protein is encoded by the coding sequence TTGCCTGACTCATTGACCCGCGAGAGCACGGCCACGTCGGTCGTCCTGCTCGCGACGACCCCGGCATGCAAGCTCTCCTGTGCCGACGGCACGCTGCTCGACCGCGTCACGGACCAGCTCGCCACGCTGCCCGTCCGCGAGATCCAGGTGGTGACCCCCGGCGGCGGCCTCGCGGCCGACCTCCGCGGCATCGCCAAGATCGCCCGCATCTCGGCCGGCACCGTGGCCGTGCTCCCCGCCGACCTTGTGGCCCACACCGAGGCGCTGGCGCTCCTGCTCGACCACCCCGCCCGCGACAGCGCGGCCCTGGTCTCCTACGAGGCGGCAGCGGCGCCCATGCGGCCCCCCGTACGCGTGGAAGGCGGCGAGATCGTCGCCGCGGGCAGCTCCTTCCACGTCGTCCCCGAGGCGAACGCCACGTTCAGAGGCGTGCTCCAGGCGGGCGAGTCCGACCTGGCCGCGCTGGCCGACATCGCGGAGGAGCTGGCCGAGCTGGCCGACACGGGCAAGCTGGGCCCGGTCACCCCCGTCGAGGCGGTCGATCTGCTGCTGGTCGGGCTGGTCAGGTCGGGCGTGGCGGTGCGGGCGGCCGGGCTCGGGCCGCTGCACGCCGACCGGGTGGCCGGCCAGAACGCCGCAGACGCCGCCGTCACCAGGCTGGCCGAGGTGGACGAGGCCAGGGTCAGGCTCGACCTGTCGATCAAGGAGAACGACGGCTTCTTCGCGACCTTCTTCGTCTCCACCTGGACGCGCCACCTGATCAAGCCGGCGGTGCTGATCAAGGTCGCCCCCAACACCGTCACCGGCGCCTCGATCGGGCTGGCCGGGCTGGCCGCCGTGTGGTTCTCGGCGGGCACGCAGGGCGGCCGGCTGGCGGGGGCGCTGCTGTTCTACCTGTCGTTCGCGCTCGACTGCCTCGACGGGCAGCTCGCCCGCTACACGCGTACGTTCTCGCCGCTCGGCGCCTGGGCCGACGGCATGGCCGACAGGGCGAAGGAGTACGTCGTCTACGTCGGCCTGGCCATCGGCTTCGGCGGCGACGAGATCTGGCGCCTCGCCGTGGCCGCCATGATCCTCCAGGTGGTCCGGCACACCATCGACGTCACGTACGCGGGGGCCGTCGCCGACGCGGGCCGCGTGGGGGCGCTGTGGGGCCGTCCCGCGCGTTCCCTGCTGGAGTCGGCCGACGGCGGTCATGCCAAGGGCGTGCTCCGGCTGGCCCAGCGGATGGAGCGCGACACGGTCGTCCGCTGGCTCAAGAAGATGATCGCGCTGCCGATCGGCGAGCGCACGGCACTGATCGCGATCACCGCCGCGATCTGGAGCGCCAGGGTCACGTTCCTGTCGCTGCTCTGCTGGGGCGGCGTGGCGGCCCTCTACCAGCTCGGCGGGCGGATCGCGAGGTCGGCACGGTGA
- a CDS encoding glycosyltransferase family 2 protein, with translation MKQFPDSPQAPAETRAWPPISVIMPVLNEERHLREAVDQVLAQSYPGEIEVVLAVGPSQDRTQEVADAIAAADPRVTVVPNPTGRTPNALNAAIAASRNGIIARVDGHAMLPPDYLRVAVETLEETGADNVGGIMAAEGVTPFEQAVACAMTSKIGVGAAAFHVGGTPGPADTVYLGVFRRSALDRVGGYDEHFQRAQDWEMNHRIRQSGGLVWFQPRMRVSYRPRPNAKALAKQYFHYGRWRRVVSRTHEGTINLRYLAPPAAVLAMLLGLVVSPFFPWSLVIPGGYAVAIAAGSVLTGSGLPGAALLRLPVVYATMHCSWGWGFLTSPKKLARPPGS, from the coding sequence ATGAAGCAGTTCCCCGACTCGCCGCAGGCCCCCGCGGAGACGCGTGCCTGGCCCCCCATTTCCGTCATCATGCCGGTCCTCAACGAGGAGCGGCACCTCCGCGAGGCCGTCGACCAGGTCCTCGCCCAGAGCTACCCAGGTGAGATCGAAGTCGTGCTCGCCGTGGGTCCGTCCCAAGACCGCACCCAGGAGGTCGCCGACGCCATCGCGGCGGCCGATCCCCGGGTGACCGTGGTCCCCAACCCGACCGGCCGCACCCCCAACGCGCTGAATGCCGCCATCGCCGCCTCGCGCAACGGCATCATCGCCAGGGTCGACGGCCATGCCATGCTGCCACCCGACTACCTGCGCGTCGCGGTCGAGACGCTGGAGGAGACGGGCGCCGACAACGTCGGCGGCATCATGGCGGCCGAGGGCGTCACGCCGTTCGAGCAGGCCGTCGCCTGCGCCATGACTTCCAAGATCGGCGTGGGCGCCGCCGCCTTCCACGTGGGTGGCACGCCCGGCCCCGCCGACACCGTCTACCTCGGCGTCTTCCGACGCTCGGCGCTTGACCGGGTGGGCGGCTACGACGAGCACTTCCAGCGTGCCCAGGACTGGGAGATGAACCACCGCATCCGCCAGAGCGGCGGCCTGGTCTGGTTCCAGCCGCGCATGCGGGTCTCCTACCGGCCCCGGCCCAACGCCAAGGCGCTGGCCAAGCAGTACTTCCACTACGGCCGGTGGCGGCGGGTGGTCTCGCGCACCCATGAGGGCACGATCAACCTGCGCTACCTCGCGCCGCCCGCCGCGGTGCTGGCCATGCTGCTGGGGCTGGTCGTCTCGCCGTTCTTCCCCTGGTCGCTCGTCATCCCGGGGGGCTACGCGGTCGCCATAGCGGCGGGCTCGGTGCTCACCGGCTCCGGGCTGCCCGGGGCGGCGCTGCTGCGGCTGCCCGTCGTGTACGCGACCATGCACTGCTCCTGGGGCTGGGGCTTCCTCACGAGTCCGAAGAAGCTGGCCAGGCCGCCCGGCTCATGA
- a CDS encoding phosphocholine cytidylyltransferase family protein — protein MLGMVLAAGAGRRLRPYTDTLPKALVPVDGETTIMDISLRNLAEVDLREVVVVVGYAAQAVHERKEALERRHGVKLTLVHNDKAEEWNNAYSLWCARDYFSQGALLVNGDTVHPVSVEKTLLSAPETSDILLAVDNVKKLADEEMKVTLSPEGSLRRITKLMDPSEAYGEYIGATLIRPGAAERLADALKATFERDPQLYYEDGYQEMVERGEVIHTAPIGEVDWVEVDNHDDLAKARTIAVRY, from the coding sequence TTGCTGGGAATGGTTCTGGCCGCTGGAGCCGGACGACGCCTGCGGCCGTACACCGACACGCTGCCCAAGGCGCTCGTGCCGGTCGACGGCGAAACCACGATCATGGACATCTCGCTGCGCAACCTCGCCGAGGTGGACCTGCGGGAGGTCGTGGTCGTCGTCGGTTACGCGGCGCAGGCCGTCCACGAGCGCAAGGAGGCCCTGGAGCGCCGGCACGGCGTCAAGCTCACCCTCGTCCACAACGACAAGGCCGAGGAGTGGAACAACGCCTACTCCCTGTGGTGCGCCCGCGACTACTTCTCCCAGGGCGCGCTGCTGGTCAACGGTGACACCGTGCACCCGGTCTCGGTCGAGAAGACGCTGCTGTCCGCTCCCGAGACGAGCGACATCCTGCTGGCCGTCGACAACGTGAAGAAGCTCGCCGACGAGGAGATGAAGGTCACGCTCTCGCCCGAGGGCTCGCTGCGGCGCATCACCAAGCTGATGGACCCGTCCGAGGCGTACGGCGAGTACATCGGCGCCACCCTCATCAGGCCCGGCGCCGCCGAGCGGCTGGCCGACGCGCTGAAGGCCACTTTCGAGCGCGACCCCCAGCTCTACTACGAGGACGGCTACCAGGAGATGGTCGAGCGCGGTGAAGTGATCCACACCGCGCCCATCGGCGAGGTCGACTGGGTCGAGGTGGACAACCACGACGACCTGGCGAAGGCTCGCACCATAGCCGTTCGCTACTGA
- a CDS encoding DUF5941 domain-containing protein — MTPVPSGTVVAYRDDGPLSRAMGLLVAGQLPPLPPVIAGTFVTAVLLMLGVAGTDGLAVFAPAVTLLLAGPGSTHAHDGRFDWLVPPILRVIEYTFVAACGFAHGLHPVLIFLLLGALAFHHYDLVYRLRQRIYPPPWLATFGLGWDGRMMAVSLIALSGWLAAGYVLLALYLWALFGWESLTCWLAAPRSGVEAADAGTQD, encoded by the coding sequence ATGACACCCGTTCCCAGCGGCACGGTCGTGGCCTACCGCGACGACGGACCGCTTTCGCGCGCCATGGGACTGCTCGTGGCCGGGCAGCTCCCGCCGCTGCCGCCGGTGATCGCGGGCACGTTCGTGACCGCGGTGCTGCTGATGCTGGGCGTGGCGGGCACGGACGGGCTCGCGGTGTTCGCGCCCGCGGTGACGCTGCTGCTGGCCGGGCCGGGGAGCACGCACGCGCACGACGGCAGGTTCGACTGGCTCGTGCCGCCGATCCTGCGGGTCATCGAGTACACCTTCGTCGCGGCGTGCGGGTTCGCGCACGGGCTGCACCCCGTGCTGATCTTCCTCCTGCTCGGCGCACTGGCGTTCCACCATTATGATCTTGTTTACCGGCTCCGGCAGCGGATCTACCCGCCGCCGTGGCTGGCCACGTTCGGCCTCGGCTGGGACGGGCGGATGATGGCGGTCTCACTGATCGCCCTGTCCGGCTGGCTGGCCGCCGGCTACGTGCTGCTCGCGCTCTACCTGTGGGCGCTTTTCGGCTGGGAGAGCCTGACATGCTGGCTGGCCGCGCCCCGGTCCGGGGTGGAAGCGGCCGATGCGGGAACGCAAGACTAA
- a CDS encoding CDP-glycerol glycerophosphotransferase family protein translates to MRRLIAIAALLGGYLVLLVAALWPAPAVFGAVAALSYVMEYVTARAARPLPELLGRVHLGTTLRFAARETMALLLVARTAGVDSPWFMALAAGMFAIHVVRAGHTGLALRLKGMLSRMPVTTRNLDVSALRIPKMPPPYLRDSRSVPFLYLDALPVLGAAAGVGPATIGAVLALALGAAGALALIPYVRRATPLTDRAKVLTVVGEQVERYRPEVILYFSGATAAAYQARMWLPTLERIGRRAIVVLRERGMAGHLESTTLPMVCIPSAADLMSFRALSSAKLCLYVANVGRNVHMLRIPHLRSAFLNHGDSDKEASFNPFSRVYDEVWVAGPAGRDRYRRAKVGVRDENVHEVGRPQLEGISTRGPELPYRTVLYAPTWEGWNDDLFHTSLITMGPRIVRALLDHRPRLRVIYKPHPLTGHRDKRATRAHKKIVTMIEAAELAKSKARHPSQASGETPRIEHLIVTGPEPHLYDCFNQCDLLISDISSVVADFLASEKPYAVTNVSGLPEQAFHERYPSTEAGVLLGTDLAGLADLLDGEDTLARARVKLRTYLLGPETPDALTRFDAAIERVFGES, encoded by the coding sequence ATGAGGAGACTCATCGCGATCGCGGCCCTGCTCGGCGGCTACCTCGTGCTGCTGGTGGCGGCCCTCTGGCCGGCGCCGGCGGTGTTCGGGGCGGTCGCCGCGCTCTCCTACGTCATGGAGTACGTGACCGCGCGCGCGGCCAGGCCGCTGCCCGAGCTGCTCGGCAGGGTGCATCTGGGGACCACGCTGCGCTTCGCGGCCAGGGAGACGATGGCGCTGCTGCTGGTGGCGCGGACCGCGGGGGTGGACTCGCCGTGGTTCATGGCGCTGGCGGCCGGGATGTTCGCGATCCACGTGGTGCGCGCCGGGCACACCGGGCTGGCCCTGCGGCTCAAGGGGATGCTCAGCAGGATGCCGGTGACCACCCGCAACCTCGACGTCTCGGCGCTGCGCATCCCGAAGATGCCGCCCCCGTACCTGCGTGACAGCCGTAGCGTGCCCTTCCTCTACCTGGACGCCCTGCCCGTGCTCGGCGCGGCCGCAGGCGTCGGACCCGCCACGATCGGCGCCGTCCTGGCGCTCGCGCTGGGCGCCGCGGGGGCGCTGGCGCTCATCCCGTACGTGCGGCGCGCCACCCCCCTCACCGACCGGGCCAAAGTCCTGACGGTCGTCGGCGAGCAGGTCGAGAGGTACCGCCCCGAGGTCATCCTGTACTTCTCCGGCGCCACCGCGGCCGCCTACCAGGCCAGGATGTGGCTGCCCACGCTCGAGCGCATCGGCCGGCGCGCCATCGTCGTGCTGCGCGAGCGCGGCATGGCCGGCCACCTCGAATCGACCACGCTGCCGATGGTGTGCATCCCGTCGGCGGCCGACCTGATGAGTTTCCGCGCCCTGTCCAGCGCCAAGCTCTGCCTGTACGTCGCCAACGTCGGCAGGAACGTCCACATGCTGCGCATCCCGCACCTGCGCAGCGCGTTCCTCAACCACGGCGACAGCGACAAGGAGGCCTCGTTCAACCCGTTCTCGCGGGTGTACGACGAGGTGTGGGTGGCCGGGCCCGCGGGCCGCGACCGCTACCGCCGGGCCAAGGTGGGCGTCAGGGACGAGAACGTCCACGAGGTCGGCCGGCCGCAGCTCGAAGGCATCTCGACGCGGGGGCCCGAGCTGCCGTACCGCACCGTCCTGTACGCCCCCACCTGGGAGGGCTGGAACGACGACCTGTTCCACACCTCGCTGATCACCATGGGCCCGCGCATCGTGCGGGCGCTGCTCGACCACCGGCCGCGGCTGCGCGTGATCTACAAGCCGCACCCGCTGACCGGCCACCGCGACAAGCGCGCGACCCGCGCGCACAAGAAGATCGTGACCATGATCGAGGCGGCCGAGCTGGCCAAGTCGAAGGCCAGGCACCCTTCGCAGGCGTCCGGGGAGACGCCGCGGATCGAGCATCTGATCGTCACCGGGCCGGAGCCGCACCTGTACGACTGCTTCAACCAGTGCGACCTGCTGATCAGCGACATCTCCAGCGTCGTGGCCGACTTCCTGGCCAGCGAGAAGCCGTACGCGGTGACGAACGTCTCGGGCCTGCCCGAGCAGGCCTTCCACGAGCGCTATCCGAGCACCGAGGCGGGCGTGCTGCTCGGGACGGACCTGGCCGGGCTCGCGGACCTCCTCGACGGGGAGGACACGCTCGCCCGTGCCAGGGTCAAGCTGAGGACCTATCTGCTCGGACCGGAGACCCCGGACGCGCTGACCCGCTTCGACGCGGCGATCGAACGGGTCTTCGGGGAATCATGA
- a CDS encoding IspD/TarI family cytidylyltransferase gives MDSRLRSVGVLLAGGVGQRIGLGRPKQLIEVAGKTIIEHSLAVFQEAPEIDEIVVLMTPGYADRIREIVAKGGYDKVGKVVDGGASRTESTWLALQALGAEECNVLLHDAVRPLLEPRIITECVKALETHRAVNVAIPSSDTVLVAVPAPDGEVIGEVLDRSVLRRSQTPQCFRLSVIREAYERALADPGFASRPATDDCGVVLRYLPDVPIHLVPGSEQNIKVTHPADLRIAELLFQLAATPSISDLP, from the coding sequence ATGGATTCACGGTTGCGGTCGGTCGGGGTGCTTCTCGCGGGCGGCGTGGGGCAGCGGATCGGGCTGGGCAGGCCCAAGCAGCTCATCGAGGTCGCGGGAAAGACGATCATCGAGCACTCGCTGGCGGTGTTCCAGGAGGCGCCGGAGATCGACGAGATCGTGGTGCTGATGACGCCGGGCTACGCGGACCGGATCCGCGAGATCGTGGCCAAGGGCGGATACGACAAGGTCGGCAAGGTCGTGGACGGGGGCGCGAGCCGTACCGAGAGCACGTGGCTGGCCCTTCAGGCGCTGGGCGCCGAGGAGTGCAACGTGCTGCTGCACGACGCCGTACGCCCCCTCCTGGAGCCCCGGATCATCACCGAGTGCGTCAAGGCGCTGGAGACGCATCGGGCCGTCAACGTGGCGATCCCGAGCTCCGACACGGTCCTGGTGGCCGTTCCGGCGCCCGACGGCGAGGTGATCGGCGAGGTGCTGGACCGTTCGGTGCTGCGGCGCAGCCAGACGCCGCAGTGCTTCCGCCTCTCGGTGATCCGCGAGGCGTACGAGCGGGCGCTCGCCGACCCCGGCTTCGCCTCCCGGCCGGCCACCGACGACTGCGGCGTGGTGCTGCGCTACCTGCCCGACGTGCCGATCCACCTCGTGCCGGGCAGCGAGCAGAACATCAAGGTCACCCACCCCGCCGACCTGCGGATCGCCGAGCTGCTCTTCCAGCTCGCCGCAACTCCGTCGATCTCCGACTTGCCCTGA
- a CDS encoding glycosyltransferase family 2 protein produces MKISCVILTMGNRVAELNRAVESALNQIDGDVEVVIVGNGADVPELSATPPEGSAAVVKSIRLDQNTGIPAGRNRGVEECSGDVVLFLDDDGWYASQKVVAHVRDRFATEPDLAVISFRVMDPDGGIGQRRHVPRLRAGDPQRSSPVTTFLGGASAIRRSAFLQVGGLPERFFYAHEETDLAWRLLGEGYRIEYDAETVMYHPQVPPTRHAEFYRLNARNRVWLARRNLPWPLAFLYLTNWVVLTLVRERRSGEAIKSWFAGFFEGLRTPAGERRPMAWRTAWRMVKLGRPPIV; encoded by the coding sequence TTGAAGATCTCGTGCGTCATCCTCACCATGGGCAACCGGGTCGCGGAGCTGAACCGGGCAGTCGAGTCCGCGCTCAACCAGATCGACGGCGACGTCGAGGTGGTGATCGTGGGCAACGGCGCCGACGTGCCCGAGCTGTCGGCGACGCCACCCGAGGGGTCGGCCGCGGTCGTGAAATCGATCCGGCTCGACCAGAACACGGGCATTCCCGCGGGCCGTAACCGGGGCGTGGAGGAGTGCTCGGGAGACGTCGTGCTGTTCCTCGACGACGACGGCTGGTATGCCAGCCAGAAGGTCGTCGCGCACGTGCGCGACCGCTTCGCCACCGAGCCGGACCTCGCGGTGATCTCCTTCCGGGTGATGGACCCCGACGGCGGCATCGGCCAGCGGCGCCACGTCCCGCGCCTGCGGGCGGGCGACCCGCAGCGCTCCTCGCCGGTCACGACGTTCCTCGGCGGCGCCTCGGCCATCAGGCGGTCGGCGTTCCTCCAGGTGGGCGGCCTGCCCGAGCGGTTCTTCTACGCCCATGAGGAGACCGACCTGGCCTGGCGGCTCCTGGGCGAGGGCTACCGCATCGAGTACGACGCCGAGACGGTGATGTACCACCCGCAGGTCCCGCCGACGCGGCACGCCGAGTTCTACCGGCTCAACGCGCGCAACCGGGTCTGGCTGGCGCGGCGCAACCTGCCGTGGCCGCTGGCGTTCCTCTACCTGACCAACTGGGTCGTGCTCACCCTCGTGCGCGAGCGCCGCTCGGGTGAGGCGATCAAGTCGTGGTTCGCCGGGTTCTTCGAGGGGCTGCGCACCCCGGCGGGGGAGCGGCGGCCCATGGCGTGGCGCACCGCCTGGCGCATGGTCAAGCTCGGCCGCCCGCCGATCGTCTGA
- a CDS encoding CDP-alcohol phosphatidyltransferase family protein — protein sequence MSGPSVAELRRVAQPAGHLERRNGEHWAGVLYMRQLSIYVTWLMTKTSVTPNQLTWVMTVAGIAGGVVLALPGLWAAVAAALLIQIYLLLDCSDGELARWTGQTSLVGVYLDRVGAYFAEAAVLVGLGWRASAVLPDWYTVLGLAGALGAILIKAETDLVEVARAKGGLQSSTEASVGQFRSGLLGLGRRVLSATKFHRIVQPIELSLLALAAAVIDPFTDGLTATRVLVVACFVAACLQVVLHLVSILASKRLA from the coding sequence ATGTCCGGGCCTTCGGTAGCTGAGCTGCGGCGGGTCGCCCAGCCCGCCGGCCACCTCGAGCGCAGGAACGGCGAGCACTGGGCAGGCGTGCTCTACATGCGCCAGCTGTCCATCTACGTCACCTGGCTGATGACCAAGACGTCCGTCACGCCCAACCAGCTCACCTGGGTGATGACGGTGGCCGGGATCGCCGGCGGCGTCGTGCTCGCCCTGCCGGGGCTGTGGGCCGCCGTGGCCGCCGCCCTGCTGATCCAGATCTACCTGCTGCTCGACTGCTCCGACGGCGAGCTGGCCCGCTGGACGGGGCAGACCTCGCTCGTCGGCGTCTACCTCGACCGTGTCGGCGCCTACTTCGCCGAGGCCGCGGTGCTCGTCGGCCTGGGCTGGCGGGCCTCGGCCGTCCTGCCCGACTGGTACACCGTGCTGGGCCTCGCCGGCGCGCTCGGCGCGATCCTCATCAAGGCCGAGACCGACCTGGTGGAGGTGGCGCGGGCCAAGGGCGGTCTCCAGTCCTCCACCGAGGCGTCGGTGGGACAGTTCCGCTCCGGGCTGCTGGGGCTGGGCAGGCGGGTGCTGTCCGCGACGAAGTTCCACCGGATCGTGCAGCCGATCGAGCTGTCCCTGCTCGCGCTGGCGGCCGCGGTGATCGACCCGTTCACCGACGGCCTGACGGCGACGCGGGTGCTGGTCGTCGCCTGTTTCGTCGCGGCCTGCCTACAGGTTGTCCTGCATTTGGTAAGCATCCTCGCCTCGAAGCGGCTGGCGTGA